From Aquificota bacterium, one genomic window encodes:
- the mgtA gene encoding magnesium-translocating P-type ATPase translates to MLKLKNLKAKQETHNSHGRINTLLSKLSEFAKMDKEEVLKALGTSIDGLSEAEAKRRLEIYGINEVIYEKPPTWYSILIKSYNNPFVYILLFLAIVSLVADYLLAPPEEKDISSVIIISTMLIISGFMRFVQEYRSNKAVERLKSMVRITTAVKRKGKEVEEIKRERVVPGDIVYLSAGDMVPADLRIISSKDLFVNQAVLTGESEPVEKYPYLRDEKKSFENLSIYDLENICFMGTSVVSGTAVGVVILTGKDTYLGSMARSIVGHKVKTGFEKGIDDTSKVFIAFMAVMFPIVFLVNGITKGDWFDALMFALAVALGLTPEMLPMIITGNLAKGAIAMARQKTIVKRLEAIQNFGAMDILCTDKTGTLTLNKVVLKKALGLDGKENLNVLRYAFLNSHYQTGLKNILDMAIIEYAEEHGLKGSDLEKAYKKVDEIPFDFVRRRMSVVLEKEGKRQLITKGAVEETLSICTKAYYNGEALPITEDIKNKILELVRDLNEDGMRVLAVAVKEDVPPEEVFSVEDERDMTLVGFLAFLDPPKETAPEAIRALMDHGVEIKILTGDNPIVAQKVCKDVGLPIKGILLGKDIDKMSDEELSEKAEYTTIFAKVNPSQKARIIRSLRSKGHIVGFLGDGINDAPAMKEADVAISVDNAVDIAKESADIILLRKSLLVLGRGVLEGRRVFGNILKYLSITASSNFGNVFSIMVASLFLPFLPMAPMQLILLDMVYHSGMGAMPWDHMDEEWLKVPRRWKPIQIGRFMLWFGPTSSIFDITTYALMFFLIGPMAIGASYFSLTGVQKQQFVHLFQTGWFVESLWTQTMVVYMLRTQKVPFLESLPATPLLVITAFGMLIGLIIPYTPLGTYFDMVALPWYYFPIVLFPTLFAYLMLAQFVKRQFIKRYGELY, encoded by the coding sequence ATGCTTAAGCTAAAAAACCTAAAGGCGAAGCAAGAGACACATAACTCCCATGGAAGGATAAACACCTTGCTTTCCAAACTTTCTGAGTTTGCAAAGATGGATAAGGAGGAAGTGCTAAAGGCCTTAGGTACCAGTATAGATGGCCTAAGTGAAGCAGAAGCTAAAAGAAGGTTAGAAATATACGGTATTAACGAGGTAATTTATGAAAAGCCACCAACATGGTACAGCATCCTAATAAAATCCTATAACAATCCTTTTGTTTATATTTTACTTTTCCTTGCGATTGTTTCTCTTGTGGCGGACTATCTTCTTGCACCACCGGAAGAAAAGGATATAAGTAGCGTGATCATCATCTCCACCATGCTGATTATAAGCGGTTTTATGCGCTTTGTTCAAGAATACCGATCAAACAAAGCCGTAGAAAGGCTAAAGTCTATGGTGCGTATTACAACTGCCGTAAAAAGAAAGGGAAAAGAGGTGGAGGAGATAAAAAGGGAAAGGGTGGTGCCTGGCGATATAGTCTATCTTTCTGCGGGTGATATGGTTCCAGCGGACTTGAGGATAATATCTTCCAAAGACCTTTTTGTTAATCAGGCGGTGCTTACGGGGGAGTCGGAGCCTGTGGAGAAATATCCATATTTAAGGGATGAGAAAAAGTCTTTTGAAAACCTTAGCATTTATGACCTTGAGAATATATGTTTTATGGGCACAAGCGTTGTTAGCGGTACGGCGGTGGGTGTGGTTATCCTTACTGGAAAGGATACTTACCTTGGTTCCATGGCAAGGTCCATAGTGGGGCATAAGGTAAAAACAGGCTTTGAGAAGGGTATAGACGATACGAGCAAAGTTTTTATAGCCTTTATGGCTGTCATGTTCCCCATAGTCTTTTTGGTAAATGGCATTACAAAGGGAGATTGGTTTGATGCGCTTATGTTCGCCTTGGCCGTTGCCTTGGGCCTTACACCAGAAATGCTACCCATGATCATAACGGGCAACCTTGCCAAAGGTGCCATAGCCATGGCAAGGCAAAAAACCATAGTAAAAAGGCTTGAGGCCATACAGAACTTTGGAGCTATGGATATACTCTGCACGGACAAAACGGGCACCCTAACCCTTAATAAGGTGGTTCTAAAGAAGGCCTTGGGCCTTGATGGAAAGGAAAACCTTAATGTCCTAAGGTATGCCTTTTTGAATAGCCATTATCAAACGGGTCTAAAAAACATTTTGGATATGGCCATAATTGAGTATGCGGAGGAGCATGGCCTTAAAGGCTCTGACCTTGAAAAGGCTTACAAAAAGGTGGACGAAATACCCTTTGATTTTGTAAGAAGGCGCATGTCTGTAGTCTTGGAAAAGGAAGGGAAAAGACAGCTCATAACAAAGGGAGCGGTAGAAGAAACACTATCTATATGCACAAAAGCATATTACAACGGAGAAGCTTTACCTATAACGGAGGATATAAAGAACAAAATTCTTGAACTGGTAAGGGACCTAAACGAGGATGGCATGAGGGTTTTGGCGGTTGCCGTTAAGGAGGATGTTCCACCAGAGGAAGTTTTTAGCGTAGAAGATGAAAGGGATATGACCCTTGTGGGCTTTTTGGCCTTTTTGGACCCACCAAAGGAGACGGCTCCAGAGGCCATAAGGGCATTGATGGATCATGGCGTTGAGATAAAGATACTTACTGGCGATAACCCCATTGTGGCTCAAAAAGTTTGCAAAGATGTGGGACTACCCATAAAAGGAATACTTTTGGGCAAAGATATTGATAAAATGAGCGATGAAGAATTATCAGAAAAGGCAGAATACACTACCATCTTTGCTAAGGTAAACCCCTCTCAAAAGGCCAGGATAATTAGAAGCTTGAGGTCAAAAGGGCATATTGTAGGCTTTTTGGGAGATGGCATAAACGATGCGCCAGCCATGAAGGAGGCGGATGTGGCCATATCTGTGGATAATGCGGTAGACATAGCCAAAGAGTCTGCGGACATAATCCTTCTTAGAAAAAGCCTTCTGGTGTTGGGAAGGGGTGTGTTGGAGGGTCGCAGGGTCTTTGGAAATATACTTAAATACCTTTCCATAACGGCAAGCTCAAACTTTGGGAATGTTTTTTCCATAATGGTTGCCAGTTTATTCCTTCCCTTCCTTCCTATGGCACCCATGCAGTTGATCCTCTTGGATATGGTTTACCATTCTGGTATGGGGGCTATGCCATGGGACCACATGGATGAAGAGTGGCTAAAGGTTCCACGCAGGTGGAAGCCTATTCAGATAGGTCGTTTTATGCTATGGTTTGGACCCACAAGCTCCATCTTTGATATAACCACCTATGCACTTATGTTTTTCCTTATAGGGCCTATGGCAATAGGCGCTTCTTATTTTTCTTTGACAGGAGTCCAAAAGCAACAGTTTGTTCATCTATTCCAAACTGGTTGGTTTGTGGAGAGCTTATGGACTCAAACCATGGTGGTTTACATGTTGAGGACCCAAAAGGTACCTTTTTTGGAAAGCCTACCAGCCACACCACTCTTGGTTATTACGGCCTTCGGCATGTTGATCGGGCTTATAATACCCTACACACCATTAGGAACCTATTTTGATATGGTGGCTCTTCCTTGGTACTATTTCCCCATAGTCCTTTTCCCCACACTGTTTGCATACCTTATGCTTGCACAGTTTGTAAAAAGGCAATTTATTAAAAGGTACGGAGAGCTTTATTAA
- the rnhC gene encoding ribonuclease HIII, translating to MTNLTLKVPKEDAEKLRTELLSRGFYEISSPNTLWSLSNGQAYVHLYPSGTLLLQGKGTQELKEFILSLLTPSEKILVGCDESGKGDVFGPLVLCCAIIKPEYYKKALDLNLRDCKKMKDEEVIKKAKAFESFGEFRCKVIEPPELNQMYEEIKNLNRILDRLYLEILKDIKKSYHSAEVFVDAYSKRSPFGKEVVFEHKGEENIAVATASVLARAKFLEWIRDKKLPKGSSLESLSLARSIYREDREMAKELLKTFFL from the coding sequence ATGACAAACCTAACCTTAAAGGTGCCAAAAGAGGACGCAGAAAAGCTAAGGACAGAACTTTTAAGCAGAGGCTTTTATGAGATAAGTTCTCCCAATACACTTTGGTCCTTGAGCAACGGGCAGGCCTATGTCCATCTTTATCCTTCTGGCACCCTTCTTTTGCAGGGAAAGGGAACGCAGGAGTTAAAAGAGTTTATACTGTCCCTTCTCACACCAAGTGAGAAAATACTTGTAGGCTGTGATGAATCTGGCAAGGGAGACGTTTTTGGTCCCCTTGTGCTATGCTGTGCCATCATAAAGCCAGAGTATTACAAAAAGGCCCTTGACCTAAACCTTAGGGATTGTAAGAAGATGAAGGATGAGGAGGTTATAAAGAAGGCTAAAGCCTTTGAAAGTTTTGGAGAGTTCAGGTGTAAAGTTATTGAACCTCCTGAGCTAAACCAGATGTATGAGGAGATAAAGAACCTAAACAGAATCCTTGACAGGCTTTACCTTGAAATCTTAAAGGATATTAAAAAGTCTTACCATTCTGCAGAGGTCTTTGTGGATGCCTATTCAAAGAGAAGCCCCTTTGGTAAGGAGGTGGTCTTTGAACACAAGGGAGAGGAGAATATAGCGGTGGCTACGGCCAGCGTTCTTGCAAGGGCAAAGTTCTTAGAATGGATAAGGGATAAAAAACTTCCAAAAGGTTCTTCCTTAGAGAGCCTTTCTTTGGCAAGAAGCATATACAGAGAGGATAGGGAGATGGCTAAGGAGCTTTTGAAAACCTTTTTCTTGTAA
- a CDS encoding metal ABC transporter permease gives MDLFSYSLFLEGFLSAFLIALSTALIGLFLLIKRLAMLGAGLSHAAFGGIALALVLNIDPMIFTLFYTIVLGLLVQFLVDKKSLPADTVVALFFSLGVALAIIILGITDNLGTNVFSYLFGSMLTVSKTDLIVSFAIFLITISFILLNYRGLLFVCFNEELGKLRGIRVKALNYALIALASANIVLSIKAVGLVLSASFISIPAMTSLMVSTSFLQSLLLSAGFSFISLFFGVALSLLFDLPPSGAVVVCMVLIFLLASFGKLTRKRFSKAP, from the coding sequence ATGGACCTCTTTTCTTACAGCCTATTTTTAGAAGGCTTCCTTTCTGCCTTTCTTATAGCCCTTTCTACAGCTCTCATTGGCCTTTTCCTTCTTATAAAAAGGCTTGCCATGCTTGGCGCAGGCCTCTCTCACGCCGCCTTTGGCGGCATAGCCCTTGCCTTGGTTTTAAACATAGACCCAATGATATTTACCCTCTTTTACACTATAGTGCTTGGCCTTTTGGTTCAGTTTTTGGTGGACAAAAAGTCCTTGCCCGCAGACACGGTTGTGGCCCTCTTTTTCTCCTTGGGTGTGGCCCTTGCCATAATCATACTTGGCATAACGGATAACCTTGGCACCAACGTCTTTTCTTACCTCTTTGGAAGCATGCTAACGGTTTCAAAAACAGACCTTATAGTATCTTTTGCCATCTTCCTTATAACCATCTCATTTATCCTTTTAAACTACAGGGGCCTTCTCTTTGTGTGTTTTAACGAAGAACTGGGAAAGCTAAGGGGCATAAGGGTAAAGGCTTTAAACTATGCCCTCATTGCCTTGGCCTCTGCCAACATAGTCCTCTCCATAAAGGCTGTGGGCCTTGTGCTATCCGCCAGCTTTATATCCATCCCAGCCATGACCTCCCTTATGGTCTCCACCTCCTTTCTTCAAAGCCTTTTGCTTTCTGCGGGCTTTTCCTTTATTTCTCTCTTCTTTGGCGTAGCCCTTTCCCTCCTTTTTGACCTTCCTCCCAGCGGTGCGGTGGTAGTCTGTATGGTGCTTATCTTCCTCCTTGCCTCCTTTGGAAAGCTTACAAGAAAAAGGTTTTCAAAAGCTCCTTAG
- the polX gene encoding DNA polymerase/3'-5' exonuclease PolX: MEKNKELARIFERMADMLEFLGDNPYRISTYRRVAEVLSELGEDVEELVRTGKIYHIHGIGQSSIEKIMEYLRTGKVSAYEELRQKVPEDLLELLEVPGIGVKTLRLAYDRLKVRTKEDFINAVKSGKLAFLPGMGEKKIQNILRGLELWEKSKERMTLLEAYEIGRSILKHFEALKGLYENIELAGSLRRRKETIGDIDILISAKKENWPKLHQHFITYAGVKEVLLSGETKSSVILQEGRQVDLRTVEPHQWGAALQYFTGSKEHNVRLRDIAKAIGLKLSEYGLFKSDTEERIGGSTEEEIYELLGMEWIPPELRENTGEIELAMQRALPRLVELKDIKGDFHMHSNWSDGLNTLEEMVEACYQLGYEYMVIGDHSQSARVANGLDPARYKEQFKLIERLNQYYNSKGFYILRGCEVDILPDGSLDLPDSLLEEFDFVVASIHSRFNQDNTYRILKAMENPFVNLIGHPTGKAYGTRQGYPLDMERIIQMAKETNTALELNTYRADLSPENIRRCMEVGTMIAIVTDAHSTKHLSYMELGVGLARRGWAVPELVLNTRDVKGVREFVRRKRELMLGRLALK, translated from the coding sequence ATGGAGAAGAACAAGGAGCTTGCACGTATCTTTGAGAGGATGGCAGATATGCTTGAGTTCCTCGGGGACAATCCATACCGCATAAGCACCTACAGGAGGGTGGCCGAGGTGCTATCAGAATTGGGAGAGGATGTGGAAGAGCTTGTGCGCACGGGAAAGATATACCATATACATGGCATAGGCCAATCCAGCATAGAGAAGATAATGGAATACCTAAGGACTGGAAAGGTTAGCGCCTATGAGGAGCTAAGGCAAAAGGTGCCAGAGGACCTCTTAGAACTCCTTGAAGTGCCAGGCATAGGCGTAAAGACCCTAAGGCTTGCCTATGATAGGCTAAAGGTGAGAACAAAAGAGGACTTTATAAATGCCGTAAAGAGCGGTAAGCTTGCCTTTTTGCCCGGAATGGGAGAAAAGAAGATTCAAAACATCCTCAGAGGCCTTGAGCTTTGGGAGAAGAGCAAAGAAAGGATGACCCTTTTAGAAGCCTATGAGATAGGAAGGTCTATCCTTAAACACTTTGAGGCCCTAAAGGGCCTTTATGAAAACATAGAACTGGCCGGAAGCCTAAGGAGGAGGAAAGAAACCATAGGGGACATAGATATACTCATCTCAGCAAAGAAAGAAAACTGGCCAAAGCTACACCAACACTTTATAACTTATGCTGGCGTCAAGGAGGTTTTATTAAGCGGTGAGACCAAGTCAAGCGTAATTTTGCAAGAGGGAAGGCAGGTGGATTTAAGGACGGTGGAGCCTCACCAGTGGGGAGCTGCACTCCAATACTTTACAGGGTCAAAGGAACACAACGTGAGGCTAAGGGATATTGCCAAGGCCATAGGCCTAAAGCTGAGTGAATACGGTCTTTTTAAGTCGGACACGGAAGAGCGCATAGGCGGGTCAACGGAAGAGGAGATATATGAGCTTCTTGGTATGGAGTGGATACCGCCAGAATTGAGGGAGAACACGGGAGAGATAGAACTTGCCATGCAAAGGGCTTTGCCAAGGCTTGTGGAGCTAAAGGACATAAAGGGAGACTTTCATATGCATTCCAACTGGAGCGATGGTCTAAACACCTTAGAGGAGATGGTTGAGGCTTGCTACCAGCTTGGTTATGAGTATATGGTCATAGGAGACCACTCCCAGTCTGCCAGGGTGGCCAACGGCCTTGACCCAGCAAGGTACAAAGAACAGTTTAAGCTTATTGAAAGGCTAAATCAATACTACAATTCAAAGGGCTTTTATATACTAAGGGGCTGTGAGGTGGATATACTGCCCGACGGAAGCCTTGACCTGCCAGACAGCCTGCTTGAGGAGTTTGACTTTGTTGTGGCATCCATCCACTCAAGGTTTAACCAGGACAACACCTACAGAATACTAAAGGCCATGGAAAACCCCTTTGTAAACCTAATAGGACATCCTACTGGAAAGGCCTACGGCACAAGGCAGGGTTATCCTTTGGATATGGAGAGGATAATACAGATGGCAAAAGAAACGAACACGGCCTTGGAACTAAACACTTACAGGGCTGACCTTTCTCCAGAGAACATAAGGAGGTGTATGGAAGTGGGTACAATGATAGCCATAGTTACCGATGCCCATTCTACCAAACATCTATCTTATATGGAGCTTGGCGTGGGTCTTGCCAGAAGGGGTTGGGCTGTGCCAGAGCTTGTGCTAAACACAAGGGATGTGAAGGGTGTTAGGGAGTTTGTAAGGCGCAAGAGGGAGCTTATGCTGGGAAGGCTTGCCTTAAAGTAA
- the mqnE gene encoding aminofutalosine synthase MqnE: MLKVEKIVERVKDRSLREIGEKVLEDKRISPQEAVRLFYEADLAYVGALAEYINRKKNGMFAYFIVNRQINPTNICIYQCNFCSFGVLKSDPRAYEMSLDEVLKKVEETYKMGGREVHIVGGIPPHWRYEDYINLVREIKSAFPDMVVKAWTAIEIHHMSKISGKSYEEVLLDLKAVGLEAIPGGGAEIFSERVRKIIAPYKANAEEYLEVHRRAHRLGIPTNATMLYGHLETYEERVEHMERLRDLQDETGGFQVFIPLAYWPEGTRIGGKRTSSVDDLKTIAISRIFLDNFEHIKAYWVTLGERVAQVALNMGADDLDGTIQEEKIVHSAGTKSALGHTKDRLIKLIRDAGKIPVERDTFYRPVAIYP, translated from the coding sequence ATGCTTAAGGTGGAAAAGATCGTAGAGAGAGTAAAAGATAGAAGTCTAAGAGAGATTGGAGAAAAGGTCCTTGAAGACAAGAGGATAAGCCCGCAGGAAGCCGTAAGGCTTTTTTATGAGGCAGACCTTGCCTACGTGGGCGCCTTAGCAGAGTACATAAACAGGAAAAAGAACGGTATGTTTGCCTACTTTATCGTAAACAGGCAGATAAACCCCACCAATATATGCATATATCAGTGCAACTTCTGCAGCTTTGGCGTGTTAAAGTCGGACCCAAGGGCTTATGAGATGAGCTTAGATGAGGTGCTTAAAAAGGTGGAAGAGACTTATAAGATGGGTGGTAGGGAGGTGCATATAGTGGGTGGTATACCACCCCATTGGAGGTATGAGGATTATATAAACCTGGTAAGGGAAATAAAGAGTGCCTTTCCAGACATGGTTGTAAAGGCCTGGACGGCCATAGAGATACATCATATGAGCAAGATATCCGGTAAAAGCTATGAGGAGGTATTGCTGGACCTTAAGGCCGTTGGGCTTGAAGCCATACCTGGTGGTGGGGCGGAGATCTTCTCCGAAAGGGTAAGGAAGATAATTGCACCTTACAAGGCCAACGCAGAGGAATACCTTGAGGTGCATAGAAGGGCCCACAGGCTTGGCATTCCTACCAATGCTACCATGCTTTATGGACATCTGGAGACCTATGAAGAAAGGGTAGAACACATGGAGAGGCTAAGGGATTTGCAGGATGAGACGGGAGGCTTTCAGGTTTTTATACCTTTGGCCTACTGGCCAGAGGGTACAAGGATTGGTGGCAAGAGGACCTCTTCTGTGGATGACCTTAAAACCATAGCCATCTCAAGGATATTCCTTGACAACTTTGAACACATAAAGGCCTATTGGGTCACCTTGGGCGAAAGGGTGGCGCAGGTGGCCTTAAACATGGGTGCGGACGACCTTGATGGGACCATCCAAGAGGAAAAGATAGTCCATTCTGCAGGCACAAAGTCCGCCTTGGGCCACACAAAGGACAGGCTCATAAAGCTTATAAGGGATGCGGGCAAGATACCGGTAGAAAGAGACACCTTTTATAGGCCAGTGGCTATTTATCCTTGA
- a CDS encoding DUF86 domain-containing protein, translating to MQEVKKSPKISLIVESLSQLEKAYVDLKKNLSLGKEKFISNKLIQDKVRVDFNLAFESCMRVCRHLSAVYNVKTTSKDCLQKIGELVGIKEIEALVEFTSFYIKHRDLRESLPAEELYEFLSKNLYLFKEYAKAVVEFVKRETNNPLLIDFDLLNEKAGRIKESLKKINFVLSQGEEEFSKNPMYYDRVKYFYQVAYDSLFDICKHLAPKFGIKKFGDDCLSKMVEVGVIPQEYYMDVFKMTNLKNKLISTWEVEPRELYRSLLELKDKIEPVMKEIANSLRRLLKEKAGQG from the coding sequence ATGCAGGAAGTTAAAAAGAGCCCCAAGATAAGCCTTATAGTAGAAAGCCTAAGTCAGCTGGAAAAGGCTTATGTGGACCTAAAGAAAAACTTAAGCCTTGGAAAGGAGAAGTTTATATCCAACAAGCTAATTCAAGACAAGGTAAGGGTAGACTTTAACCTTGCCTTTGAAAGTTGTATGAGGGTATGCAGGCACCTTTCGGCAGTATACAATGTGAAGACCACTTCAAAGGACTGTCTTCAGAAGATTGGTGAGCTTGTGGGTATAAAAGAGATAGAGGCCCTAGTGGAGTTTACAAGCTTTTATATAAAGCACAGGGACCTAAGGGAAAGCCTTCCGGCGGAGGAGCTATATGAATTTTTGAGCAAAAACCTATACCTCTTCAAAGAGTATGCCAAGGCTGTGGTAGAGTTTGTAAAGAGGGAAACCAACAATCCACTCCTTATAGACTTTGACCTTCTTAACGAAAAGGCTGGAAGGATAAAGGAATCTCTAAAGAAGATAAACTTTGTGCTATCTCAGGGAGAGGAGGAGTTTAGCAAAAACCCCATGTATTACGACAGAGTAAAGTATTTTTATCAAGTGGCCTATGATAGCCTTTTTGATATATGCAAGCACCTGGCGCCCAAGTTTGGCATAAAAAAGTTTGGTGATGATTGTCTTTCAAAAATGGTGGAGGTGGGTGTTATACCTCAAGAGTACTATATGGATGTTTTTAAGATGACCAACTTGAAGAACAAGCTTATAAGCACTTGGGAAGTGGAGCCAAGGGAGCTATACAGAAGCCTTTTGGAGCTAAAGGATAAGATAGAGCCTGTAATGAAGGAGATAGCTAACAGCCTAAGAAGGCTTTTGAAGGAAAAGGCAGGTCAAGGATAA
- a CDS encoding TIGR00282 family metallophosphoesterase yields the protein MKILIFGDIIGKPGRKALRYFLAGYRDLVDVVLVNVENAAGGFGITKKVYEELLHMGVDVMTSGNHIWDKREVYEFIDQRENLLRPANYPPGVPGKGYGVYEKKGIKFAVINLMGRALLDSNLENPFLLFDRLYEELTKETSIILVDFHAETTSEKWAFGIYADGRASAVYGTHTHVPTADQIILKKGTAYVSDVGMTGCWYSAIGMKPQQAIERFTKGIPQKYEVEEKEDFVVNAVLVEIDESSGKAKSIERLQQYITREELREA from the coding sequence ATGAAGATACTAATCTTTGGAGATATCATAGGAAAACCTGGCAGGAAAGCCCTAAGGTATTTTCTTGCGGGCTACAGGGACCTTGTGGATGTGGTGCTTGTAAACGTGGAAAACGCTGCAGGTGGCTTTGGTATAACCAAAAAGGTCTATGAAGAGCTTCTTCATATGGGCGTGGATGTGATGACTTCGGGAAACCACATCTGGGACAAAAGAGAGGTCTATGAGTTTATAGACCAAAGGGAAAACCTTTTGAGGCCCGCCAACTACCCGCCGGGAGTTCCCGGAAAGGGCTATGGCGTATATGAAAAGAAGGGCATTAAGTTTGCCGTTATAAACCTTATGGGAAGGGCCCTACTTGACTCAAACCTTGAAAACCCCTTTTTGCTCTTTGACAGGCTTTATGAAGAGCTCACCAAAGAAACTTCCATAATCTTGGTAGACTTTCATGCGGAGACCACCTCAGAAAAGTGGGCCTTTGGCATATATGCGGACGGAAGGGCAAGCGCGGTCTATGGCACCCACACCCATGTGCCCACAGCGGACCAGATAATTCTTAAGAAAGGCACAGCCTATGTAAGCGATGTGGGCATGACGGGATGTTGGTATTCTGCCATAGGCATGAAGCCACAGCAAGCCATAGAGAGGTTTACAAAGGGCATACCCCAAAAGTATGAGGTGGAAGAAAAGGAGGACTTTGTGGTAAACGCTGTGCTTGTGGAAATTGACGAATCAAGCGGAAAGGCAAAAAGTATAGAGAGGCTACAGCAATATATAACAAGAGAAGAGCTAAGAGAGGCATAG
- a CDS encoding NAD(P)/FAD-dependent oxidoreductase produces the protein MEVNRRDLFKYSGVALVGASFFSGSFVFAKKAEEISLPKPSPGSPRVVIVGAGWSGLTIAKYIKMGNPKVDVVLIDKRQEFFSCPVSNLWLVDLVPLEFLMHDLLKPASKYGYHILNGVSVINVDRSSRKVYTDKGVISYDYLVLAPGIDYHYEPWLKDPKDEELLMKLYPAAFIPGSEHLRLKEKIQSFEKGDFLITIPPGLDYRCLPGPYERATLIAWYFKKNGVKGKVIIVDNHPDPPVKAKGFHYAWDNLVKGYVEYYPNAGIKSVDPNKRVVSTESYGDINFDDANIYPICKAGEIVFKAGLVRKGERWPDIDPLKYHAVGDERVYVAGDARNQPFSKSGNTANTEAHYIAKLILAKIAGKEVSYEPPRTLCYSAVSRNEAVWIDLTYKYLGGGKFEFANVRMDEEPKESNYKAYIEWAKGLYRDMFS, from the coding sequence ATGGAGGTAAACAGGCGGGACCTTTTTAAGTATTCGGGTGTTGCCTTGGTTGGTGCTTCTTTCTTTAGTGGTAGTTTTGTCTTTGCAAAAAAGGCTGAAGAGATAAGCCTTCCCAAGCCTTCACCCGGTTCTCCGAGGGTGGTAATAGTGGGTGCTGGTTGGTCTGGTCTTACCATAGCAAAGTATATAAAGATGGGAAATCCTAAGGTGGATGTGGTGCTTATAGACAAAAGGCAGGAGTTCTTCTCCTGTCCCGTAAGCAACCTATGGCTTGTAGACCTTGTCCCCCTTGAATTTCTTATGCATGACCTTTTAAAGCCTGCTTCAAAGTATGGATATCATATATTAAACGGTGTTTCGGTGATAAACGTAGATAGGTCATCAAGAAAGGTTTATACGGATAAGGGTGTTATAAGCTATGACTATTTGGTTCTTGCACCCGGTATAGACTACCATTATGAGCCTTGGCTTAAGGACCCTAAGGATGAGGAGTTGTTAATGAAGCTCTATCCTGCAGCCTTTATACCTGGTTCAGAACATCTTAGGTTAAAGGAAAAAATACAAAGCTTTGAAAAGGGAGATTTCCTTATAACCATACCACCGGGCCTTGATTACAGATGCTTACCGGGACCTTATGAGAGGGCTACCCTTATAGCATGGTACTTCAAAAAGAACGGGGTTAAAGGAAAGGTTATAATAGTGGACAACCATCCAGACCCACCGGTTAAGGCAAAGGGCTTCCACTATGCCTGGGACAATCTTGTAAAAGGCTATGTGGAATACTATCCCAACGCAGGAATAAAGTCTGTGGACCCTAACAAACGTGTGGTGTCTACAGAGTCCTATGGCGATATAAACTTTGACGATGCCAACATCTATCCTATATGCAAAGCCGGGGAGATAGTCTTTAAGGCTGGGCTTGTCAGAAAAGGAGAAAGGTGGCCCGATATAGACCCCTTGAAATACCACGCCGTAGGCGACGAAAGGGTTTATGTGGCTGGTGATGCAAGGAATCAACCCTTTTCAAAAAGCGGTAATACGGCCAACACAGAAGCTCATTACATAGCAAAGCTTATATTGGCAAAGATAGCCGGCAAGGAGGTATCCTATGAACCGCCAAGGACCCTTTGCTACTCTGCCGTGTCTCGGAATGAGGCAGTATGGATAGACCTAACCTATAAATACTTAGGCGGTGGGAAGTTTGAGTTTGCCAACGTTAGAATGGATGAAGAACCCAAGGAGTCCAACTACAAAGCTTATATAGAATGGGCAAAGGGATTGTATAGGGATATGTTCTCTTAA
- a CDS encoding PAS domain-containing protein: protein MEHFSIFDDFEEEVVVIDQNYKIVYANNKYLEDLGYTSLEEVLGMPCYKVSHQREEPCDGECHPCPLREIEKTGRAVNVIHTHYTHTGSEFPVEICAFPLKNGSILQIIKSIRRVRNSL, encoded by the coding sequence ATGGAACACTTTTCCATTTTTGACGACTTTGAAGAAGAGGTAGTAGTTATAGACCAAAACTACAAAATAGTTTACGCAAATAATAAATATCTTGAAGACCTGGGTTATACCTCCTTGGAAGAAGTTTTAGGAATGCCTTGCTACAAGGTATCCCATCAGAGGGAAGAGCCTTGCGATGGAGAGTGCCATCCCTGCCCTTTGAGGGAGATAGAAAAAACAGGCAGAGCTGTTAATGTTATACATACCCATTACACCCATACCGGTAGTGAATTTCCCGTTGAGATATGCGCCTTTCCATTGAAAAACGGAAGCATATTACAGATTATAAAGAGTATACGCCGAGTGAGAAATTCCCTTTAA